The Flexivirga oryzae genome has a segment encoding these proteins:
- a CDS encoding hexose kinase produces MILAVCLNPALDVTYTVGALRPGASHRVRWVRRRAGGKGINVAAVLHQQGVDALVTGPVGDSIGTELAAGLDGAGVAHRLTPIAAATRQTVTVVDGAGEATVLNEPGPALTADEWATFRDVFADLAEQAELVTLSGSVPDGIPSDAYGQLVSIAHESGTPVILDCDGEQLVAALHARPDIVKINEHEASATTGYGTGSVDDVFAAAEELHALGAAEVVITRGSGGVAARTGDGRFVATAATVLSGNPTGAGDAFTAGLAAAIVAGLDWPSRLRRAAAWAAAAIPMPTAGELDPVIAASHEARTIIEQR; encoded by the coding sequence GTGATCCTCGCGGTCTGTCTCAACCCCGCCCTGGACGTGACCTACACCGTGGGCGCGCTGCGCCCCGGCGCCTCGCACCGGGTGCGCTGGGTGCGTCGCCGCGCCGGCGGCAAGGGCATCAACGTCGCCGCCGTGTTGCACCAACAGGGTGTCGACGCGCTCGTGACCGGCCCGGTCGGCGACAGCATCGGCACCGAGCTCGCGGCCGGTCTCGACGGGGCCGGCGTCGCGCACCGGTTGACACCGATCGCCGCGGCCACGCGGCAGACCGTCACCGTCGTGGACGGCGCCGGTGAGGCAACCGTCCTGAACGAACCCGGGCCGGCGCTGACCGCTGACGAGTGGGCAACGTTCAGAGACGTTTTCGCCGATCTTGCCGAGCAGGCGGAGCTCGTCACCCTGTCCGGGAGTGTGCCCGACGGCATCCCGAGCGACGCCTACGGGCAGCTGGTCTCGATCGCGCACGAGAGCGGGACGCCGGTGATCCTGGACTGCGACGGCGAACAACTGGTCGCAGCGCTGCACGCACGCCCGGACATCGTGAAGATCAACGAGCACGAAGCGTCCGCCACGACCGGGTACGGAACCGGCTCCGTCGACGACGTCTTCGCCGCTGCAGAGGAGCTGCATGCGCTGGGTGCGGCGGAGGTCGTCATCACCCGCGGCTCGGGGGGTGTCGCGGCGCGGACCGGTGACGGCCGGTTCGTCGCGACTGCTGCCACGGTGCTGTCGGGCAATCCGACCGGCGCCGGTGACGCGTTCACCGCCGGACTCGCCGCGGCGATCGTGGCCGGGCTGGACTGGCCGTCCCGCCTGCGACGCGCGGCCGCGTGGGCGGCAGCGGCCATCCCGATGCCGACCGCAGGCGAGCTCGACCCCGTCATCGCCGCCTCCCACGAGGCGCGCACCATCATCGAGCAGAGGTAA
- a CDS encoding class II fructose-bisphosphate aldolase gives MSSVNTVDLVAKAQDSGTAVFAFNVVTLEHAEAIAAGAAAAGTPCILQVSHNTIRFHHGPEAILAATVAVAATADIPLAVHLDHVTDPDLALRAAELGASSVMFDAGALPYTDNVTATAEVTRRAHDLGLYVEAELGYVGGKPDAPASAHAAGVRTDPGEAARYVAATGVDALAVAVGSSHAMTDRTAVLDHELIGELRAAAGVPLVLHGSSGVPDGQLLAAVSAGMTKINVGTALNVAFTGAVREVLAGTEKVDPRPYLTAGRDAISAEVERLLRLG, from the coding sequence ATGAGTAGCGTCAACACCGTCGATCTTGTTGCGAAAGCGCAGGATTCGGGCACAGCCGTCTTTGCGTTCAATGTCGTGACGCTCGAGCACGCCGAAGCCATCGCCGCCGGCGCTGCCGCCGCCGGCACGCCGTGCATCCTGCAGGTCAGCCACAACACGATCAGGTTCCACCACGGACCGGAGGCGATCCTCGCCGCCACGGTCGCCGTCGCGGCGACGGCCGACATACCGCTGGCGGTCCACCTCGATCACGTCACCGACCCCGACCTGGCCCTGCGCGCCGCGGAGCTCGGCGCGAGCTCGGTGATGTTCGACGCGGGGGCGCTCCCCTACACCGACAACGTCACGGCCACCGCCGAGGTGACCCGGCGTGCACACGACCTGGGTCTCTACGTCGAGGCCGAGCTGGGTTATGTCGGCGGCAAACCCGACGCCCCGGCGAGCGCGCACGCCGCGGGGGTGCGCACCGACCCCGGCGAGGCCGCCCGCTACGTCGCAGCCACCGGCGTCGACGCGCTCGCGGTCGCCGTCGGCAGCAGCCACGCGATGACCGACCGGACCGCCGTCCTCGACCACGAGCTGATCGGCGAGTTGCGCGCCGCGGCGGGGGTGCCGCTGGTGCTGCACGGTTCGTCGGGCGTCCCGGACGGGCAGTTGCTCGCCGCCGTCTCGGCGGGGATGACCAAGATCAACGTCGGCACGGCCCTCAATGTCGCCTTCACGGGGGCGGTCCGTGAGGTGCTGGCCGGGACCGAGAAGGTCGACCCGCGCCCCTATCTCACGGCCGGGCGTGACGCGATCTCCGCCGAGGTCGAGCGGCTGCTGCGACTCGGCTGA
- a CDS encoding DeoR family transcriptional regulator, whose translation MRKHERFNAILERIAADGSIDVDQLVSDFGVSPATARRDLDELADQQLVSRTRGGAVAGSVSYDLPLRYKNARQSDQKRRIADRAARLIEPQTVVGFNGGTTTTEVARSLSSRADLAEGETGALASLTVVTNALNIASDLAVRPPLKVVVIGGVIRPQSFELVGHFARPVLEAMTIDLLFIGVDAMSAQIGAATRHDDEGEINREMANRSQRVVVVADATKLGKRAFCTICPPENIDMLITDDSADPAAVRDFEAAGIEVVLA comes from the coding sequence GTGCGCAAACATGAGCGGTTCAACGCGATCCTGGAGCGCATCGCCGCCGACGGCAGTATCGACGTCGACCAACTCGTCTCCGACTTCGGCGTCTCGCCCGCGACGGCCCGACGGGACCTGGACGAACTGGCCGACCAGCAACTGGTCTCCCGCACCCGCGGCGGTGCCGTGGCGGGTTCGGTCAGCTACGACCTGCCGCTGCGCTACAAGAACGCCCGCCAGTCGGACCAGAAGCGCCGGATCGCCGACCGGGCGGCACGGCTGATCGAGCCGCAGACGGTCGTCGGTTTCAACGGCGGCACCACCACGACGGAGGTCGCCCGCAGCCTGTCGTCCCGGGCCGACCTGGCGGAGGGGGAGACCGGCGCGCTCGCGTCGCTGACGGTCGTGACGAACGCCCTGAACATCGCCAGTGACCTCGCCGTCCGGCCCCCGCTGAAGGTGGTCGTGATCGGCGGCGTCATACGGCCCCAATCCTTCGAGTTGGTCGGCCATTTCGCGCGTCCGGTGCTCGAGGCGATGACGATCGATCTGCTCTTCATCGGGGTCGACGCGATGTCTGCGCAGATCGGCGCCGCCACCCGGCACGACGACGAGGGCGAGATCAACCGGGAGATGGCGAACCGCTCACAACGGGTGGTCGTCGTCGCGGACGCCACCAAGCTCGGCAAGCGGGCGTTCTGCACGATCTGCCCGCCGGAGAACATCGACATGCTGATCACCGACGACAGCGCGGACCCCGCGGCGGTGCGCGATTTCGAGGCGGCCGGCATCGAGGTCGTCCTCGCGTAG
- the ngcE gene encoding N-acetylglucosamine/diacetylchitobiose ABC transporter substrate-binding protein translates to MTQIDSKVNRRTVMRTALAAGLALPVGGALASCAGGGSSGTGSGGGSTAATGKTSSDNPFGFSAKSTVDAVIFNGGYGTDYVSFAGKVLEKKWSGSKVKVSPSTQIAQQLQPRFVSGNPPDLVDDSGANAIGINTIASKLEDLSSVLDANNLEGTKISDSLYPGVRERGLVGDKMLVLNYVMTIYGLWYSASLFEQNGWTAPKTWDDLLDLGAKAKTKKKYLFVWGKEAATYYQTLCMDSAIKEGGDEMRLALENLKPKCWSMPAIQGVFAKLEKIIKSGYMKPGGAGTQFTQAQAQWSNDESGILYPSGSWIENEMKSQTKKGFKMTGIPEPTLTSSSKMPYEALNAAPGEQFIVPSQAKNVAGGKELLRAMLSKEAATNFAKTKLAPTIVKGTVPSSGFGSTALQSQIKMLDGAGDNVFNIRFVDLYGTNPDMLVPWNSFLSGQLDAKGLTSALQQITDKVANDSSVKKVEIK, encoded by the coding sequence ATGACTCAAATCGACTCCAAGGTCAACCGGCGGACGGTCATGCGCACCGCTCTGGCGGCCGGCCTGGCACTGCCGGTCGGGGGCGCCCTCGCGTCCTGCGCCGGCGGTGGCAGCAGTGGGACCGGGAGCGGCGGTGGCAGCACGGCGGCCACGGGCAAGACCTCGTCCGACAACCCGTTCGGATTCTCCGCGAAGAGCACCGTCGACGCGGTGATCTTCAACGGCGGTTACGGCACCGACTACGTCAGCTTCGCGGGCAAGGTCCTCGAGAAGAAGTGGTCGGGCAGCAAGGTCAAGGTGTCTCCGTCGACGCAGATCGCGCAGCAGTTGCAGCCGCGTTTCGTCAGCGGCAACCCGCCGGACCTGGTCGACGACTCCGGTGCGAACGCCATCGGCATCAACACGATCGCCAGCAAGCTGGAGGACCTCAGCTCGGTGCTCGACGCCAACAACCTGGAGGGCACCAAGATCTCCGACTCGCTCTACCCGGGTGTGCGCGAGCGCGGCCTGGTCGGCGACAAGATGCTCGTCCTCAACTACGTGATGACGATCTACGGACTCTGGTACTCCGCGAGCCTGTTCGAGCAGAACGGCTGGACCGCGCCGAAGACCTGGGACGACCTGCTCGACCTGGGCGCCAAGGCCAAGACGAAGAAGAAGTACCTGTTCGTCTGGGGTAAGGAAGCCGCCACCTACTACCAGACGCTGTGCATGGACTCGGCGATCAAGGAGGGCGGCGACGAGATGCGTCTCGCGCTGGAGAACCTCAAGCCGAAGTGCTGGTCGATGCCCGCGATCCAGGGCGTGTTCGCCAAGCTGGAGAAGATCATCAAGTCCGGTTACATGAAGCCCGGTGGCGCCGGCACGCAGTTCACCCAGGCACAGGCGCAGTGGAGCAACGACGAGTCCGGCATCCTCTACCCGTCCGGGTCGTGGATCGAGAACGAAATGAAGTCCCAGACCAAGAAGGGCTTCAAGATGACCGGCATCCCGGAGCCGACGCTGACCTCGTCCAGCAAGATGCCGTACGAGGCGCTCAACGCCGCACCGGGCGAGCAGTTCATCGTCCCGAGCCAGGCCAAGAACGTCGCCGGCGGCAAGGAGCTGCTGCGGGCGATGCTGTCCAAGGAGGCCGCGACCAACTTCGCCAAGACGAAGCTGGCCCCGACCATCGTCAAGGGCACCGTCCCGTCCAGCGGCTTCGGGTCGACCGCGCTGCAGTCGCAGATCAAGATGCTGGACGGCGCCGGTGACAACGTCTTCAACATCCGCTTCGTCGACCTCTACGGCACCAACCCGGACATGCTGGTCCCCTGGAACAGCTTCCTGTCCGGGCAACTGGACGCCAAGGGCCTGACCAGCGCACTGCAGCAGATCACCGACAAGGTGGCGAACGACTCCTCCGTCAAGAAGGTCGAGATCAAGTGA
- the trmD gene encoding tRNA (guanosine(37)-N1)-methyltransferase TrmD, with amino-acid sequence MRIDVVSIFPDYLAPLDLSLIGKARRDGLIELQVHDLRAFTHDRHRTVDDTPYGGGAGMVMKPEPWAEALDHVAAQTDSRPTLIIPGPGGQRLDQALARELARRDHLVFACGRYEGIDERVYDYAARDFDVRIVSLGDYVLNGGEVAALAVIEAVARLVPGVIGNADSLVEESHEDGLLEYPVYTKPEHWQGRSVPEVLLSGDHGRIAAWRHEQRLQRTAARRPDLLPRAAAAGAEQLAIAVAAPADIGELLTMTHACWLKEGIANRTLQIPAQHETLQSLTESLRDWTTYAARIDGRLVGSVRGRLQDGPAGAGTDWHIGRLMVAPDLHGRGFGRALLEFIQGAAPAAAASYSLMTGAGSEDNQRMYRRAGFRIVTRDDPPGTVTLSKRRSATD; translated from the coding sequence GTGCGCATCGACGTCGTGTCCATCTTCCCCGACTACCTCGCGCCGCTCGACCTGTCGCTGATCGGCAAGGCCCGCCGCGACGGCCTGATCGAGCTGCAGGTGCACGACCTGCGCGCGTTCACCCACGACCGGCACCGCACCGTCGACGACACCCCGTACGGCGGCGGCGCCGGCATGGTGATGAAGCCGGAGCCCTGGGCCGAGGCACTGGATCATGTGGCAGCGCAGACCGACTCGCGGCCGACGCTGATCATCCCCGGCCCGGGCGGGCAGCGTCTCGACCAGGCGCTGGCCCGGGAACTGGCCCGCCGCGACCACCTCGTCTTCGCCTGCGGCCGCTACGAGGGCATCGACGAGCGCGTCTACGACTACGCCGCGCGGGACTTCGACGTGCGCATCGTCTCCCTCGGCGACTACGTGCTCAACGGCGGGGAAGTGGCGGCGCTCGCGGTCATCGAGGCCGTCGCCCGGCTCGTGCCGGGTGTGATCGGCAACGCCGACTCGCTCGTCGAGGAGTCGCACGAGGACGGGCTGCTCGAATACCCCGTCTACACCAAACCCGAGCACTGGCAAGGACGTTCGGTGCCCGAGGTGTTGTTGTCCGGCGACCACGGACGGATCGCCGCCTGGCGGCACGAGCAGCGGCTGCAGCGCACCGCGGCCCGCCGGCCAGACCTGTTGCCACGCGCCGCGGCGGCGGGCGCGGAACAACTGGCGATCGCGGTCGCCGCGCCAGCGGACATCGGCGAGCTGCTCACCATGACGCACGCCTGCTGGCTCAAGGAGGGCATCGCCAACCGGACCCTGCAGATCCCGGCACAGCACGAGACGCTGCAGTCCCTGACCGAGTCGCTGCGCGACTGGACGACGTATGCCGCTCGCATCGACGGCCGTCTGGTCGGCTCGGTGCGCGGCCGGCTGCAGGACGGTCCGGCCGGAGCGGGCACCGACTGGCACATCGGACGGCTCATGGTCGCCCCGGACCTGCACGGCCGGGGTTTCGGCCGCGCGCTGCTGGAGTTCATCCAGGGGGCGGCGCCGGCGGCGGCCGCGTCATACAGCCTGATGACGGGCGCCGGCAGCGAGGACAACCAGCGGATGTACCGCCGCGCCGGGTTCCGGATCGTGACCCGCGACGACCCGCCGGGCACCGTCACACTCTCCAAGCGCCGCTCCGCCACCGATTGA
- the rimM gene encoding ribosome maturation factor RimM (Essential for efficient processing of 16S rRNA), translating to MKTETDDVVVARIGKPHGLKGEVTVRLHTDAPDDRFVVGTAFATDPAATGPLTLRTHRVHNGIHLLSFEEATDRTAAEALRGTRLLMSADDTEEDDAWYAEDLVGLDVVDPDGHPLGTVVELHDRPVQDLLEVRLTNGRTGYVPFVEQIVPVVDLEAGQIVVDAPPGLFDLTEQ from the coding sequence ATGAAGACCGAGACCGACGACGTCGTCGTCGCACGCATCGGCAAGCCGCACGGCCTGAAGGGCGAGGTGACGGTCCGGTTGCACACCGACGCACCCGACGACCGCTTCGTCGTCGGCACCGCGTTCGCGACCGACCCGGCCGCGACCGGGCCGCTCACGCTGCGAACCCATCGTGTGCACAACGGGATCCACCTGCTGTCCTTCGAGGAGGCGACCGACCGCACCGCCGCGGAAGCGCTGCGCGGCACCCGCCTGCTGATGTCCGCGGACGACACCGAGGAGGACGACGCCTGGTATGCCGAGGACCTCGTCGGCCTCGACGTGGTCGACCCGGACGGACACCCGCTCGGCACGGTCGTCGAGCTGCACGACCGGCCGGTGCAGGACCTGCTCGAGGTGCGGCTCACGAACGGGCGCACCGGCTACGTGCCCTTCGTCGAACAGATCGTCCCGGTCGTCGACCTCGAGGCCGGCCAGATCGTCGTCGATGCACCACCCGGGCTGTTCGACCTGACGGAGCAGTGA
- a CDS encoding ROK family protein yields the protein MAITGPVLAVDVGGTSIKAAVLDDDGSERLRRTVPTPFPDGPDAVLAAIRDLASDRATEAAQAGTPVQAAGVVVPGVVDPAAGIARYASNIGWHDAPLRDVVSSALAVPTAIGHDVHAAGLAELTAGAAVGVDDALIVVLGTGIASVVVAGGRIVRGATGTPGEIGHIPVGDPQTRCRCGAFGCTEMFASARGVSRLYAERTGRELDAAEIVARLGTEPDASAVWQVVTDTLARALVCGALLTDPARIVLAGGLAQAGAALVIPTAQALAAGMPWRSAPELVASPLGARAGLLGAGILARTAGSEHGA from the coding sequence GTGGCGATCACGGGCCCGGTGCTCGCCGTCGACGTCGGCGGCACCTCGATCAAGGCCGCCGTCCTCGACGACGACGGCTCCGAGCGCCTGCGCCGGACGGTTCCGACGCCGTTCCCGGACGGGCCGGATGCGGTCCTGGCCGCCATCCGCGACCTCGCGAGCGACCGCGCGACCGAGGCCGCCCAGGCGGGCACGCCCGTGCAGGCCGCCGGCGTCGTCGTCCCCGGCGTGGTCGACCCGGCGGCCGGGATCGCCCGTTACGCCAGCAACATCGGCTGGCACGACGCGCCGCTGCGTGACGTCGTGAGCTCCGCGCTCGCGGTGCCGACCGCCATCGGCCACGACGTGCACGCCGCCGGCCTCGCCGAGCTGACCGCCGGTGCGGCGGTCGGTGTCGACGACGCGCTGATCGTCGTCCTCGGCACCGGCATCGCGTCGGTGGTCGTCGCGGGTGGCCGCATTGTCCGTGGCGCGACCGGCACACCCGGGGAGATCGGACACATCCCGGTCGGCGACCCGCAAACCCGTTGCCGTTGCGGGGCATTCGGCTGCACCGAAATGTTCGCCTCTGCTCGCGGCGTCTCCCGACTGTATGCCGAACGCACCGGTCGCGAGCTCGACGCAGCCGAGATCGTGGCGCGTCTCGGCACCGAACCGGACGCATCGGCGGTGTGGCAGGTGGTCACCGACACCCTGGCCCGCGCGCTCGTGTGCGGCGCGCTGCTCACCGACCCGGCGCGCATCGTGCTCGCCGGCGGCCTCGCCCAGGCGGGCGCCGCGCTCGTCATACCCACCGCGCAGGCGCTGGCCGCCGGGATGCCGTGGCGCTCCGCACCCGAACTCGTCGCGTCACCGCTCGGCGCCCGCGCCGGCCTGCTCGGCGCCGGGATCCTTGCCCGCACAGCCGGATCGGAGCACGGCGCGTGA
- a CDS encoding sugar isomerase, translated as MSYVAAEITTQPEVWARAAELAATAESAAALPAKGERVAIVGCGTSWFMAQSAAVLREQAGEGETDAFAASQFPTDRSYDLVIAITRSGTTTEVIDLLRRLGPGQRSTVLTTEAEHPVVPLATHHVLLGFADEQSVVQTRFATGVLAWWRAALGEDLTAAIKDAETELATPLADEWVAATQFSFLGDGWTVGLANEAALKLREAAQAWTESYPAMEFRHGPISIVDQRSVVWVFGDVPVGLADQVAATGATLVHSDLDPMASLTSAQRVAVALAEAAGKNPDEPRALTRSIILA; from the coding sequence GTGTCATACGTCGCCGCCGAGATCACCACCCAGCCCGAGGTGTGGGCACGTGCCGCGGAGCTGGCGGCGACCGCCGAGTCCGCCGCGGCGCTGCCCGCCAAGGGCGAACGCGTCGCGATCGTGGGCTGCGGGACCTCCTGGTTCATGGCACAGTCCGCGGCCGTGCTGCGCGAGCAGGCGGGTGAGGGCGAGACGGACGCGTTCGCGGCCTCCCAGTTCCCCACCGACCGCAGCTACGACCTGGTCATCGCGATCACCCGCTCGGGCACGACGACCGAGGTGATCGACCTGCTGCGCAGGCTCGGCCCCGGGCAGCGTTCGACGGTGCTCACCACCGAGGCCGAGCACCCGGTCGTGCCGCTCGCGACGCACCACGTGCTGCTCGGCTTCGCCGACGAGCAGTCGGTCGTGCAGACCCGGTTCGCGACCGGCGTGCTGGCCTGGTGGCGCGCGGCGCTCGGCGAGGACCTGACCGCCGCCATCAAGGACGCCGAGACCGAGCTGGCCACCCCGCTCGCCGACGAATGGGTCGCGGCCACCCAGTTCAGCTTCCTCGGGGACGGTTGGACCGTCGGCCTGGCCAACGAGGCCGCGCTCAAGCTGCGCGAGGCCGCACAGGCCTGGACCGAGTCCTACCCGGCGATGGAGTTCCGCCACGGACCGATCAGCATCGTCGACCAGCGTTCCGTCGTCTGGGTCTTCGGCGACGTTCCGGTCGGGCTTGCCGACCAGGTCGCCGCCACCGGTGCGACGCTGGTGCACAGTGACCTCGACCCGATGGCCAGCCTGACCAGCGCGCAGCGGGTCGCGGTGGCCCTGGCCGAAGCGGCGGGCAAGAACCCCGACGAGCCGCGCGCGCTGACCCGTTCGATCATCCTGGCGTAG
- a CDS encoding DUF5107 domain-containing protein, with protein sequence MHLIDSAPPTVVRATRLAVTGSNPGPDSTLPAYRPIRAMTTSSVGADASPQMRARVARGRLRSPLPYGVQSDYDRGDRRRDLPAVTLDNGILRATVLPTLGGRVWSLRDLRADRELLLVPERLRFAGFALTDAWFAGGIEWNLGSTGHATTTCRPMHAAVVDSPTGQALRLWEWERTRDLVLVIDLTLAGDRLLASTRVINPDPEPKPLYYWTNIAVPETPGTRVLTPATHAWRTSYSGSLDLVPVPHPEGPVDISYPAASSASADYFFDVADQAGRSITAVEPDGTGFAQTSTAELRGRKLFLWGHAPGGRRWQRWLVGDQRYAEIQAGVCATQLEHDLIDGASERSWTEAFGPAELDPAVVAGPFEEAAAAAADSVAAAVPVADLEAWHERWLRDFATVPPAELVATGSGWGRVELALRGDGAPSGVVFPDVDDDSRLGAAVLAGDAIDEPLLPPVSPRWRAAIDTAPAGWWRSYALGVAAHLDGDTTDATRHYRDSIALRPSAVALRGLAILSDDPGAAAALYARARELDPQSRGLLTEQVRLLLDTGHAEQALAAIDATGPSLREHGRTRLLRARALHALGRDNEAAALLVDLEVPDLAEGDRVIGDLWREVCPDRPLPEALDFSMTG encoded by the coding sequence ATGCACCTCATCGACTCTGCCCCACCCACGGTTGTCCGGGCTACTCGCCTCGCCGTCACCGGCTCGAATCCTGGCCCCGACAGCACGCTGCCGGCATACCGGCCGATCCGGGCGATGACGACGAGCTCCGTCGGGGCCGACGCCTCCCCGCAGATGCGGGCGCGGGTGGCGCGTGGTCGCCTGCGCAGTCCCCTGCCGTATGGCGTGCAGTCCGACTACGACCGGGGCGACCGTCGACGGGACCTGCCGGCTGTCACTCTCGACAACGGCATCCTGCGTGCGACCGTGCTGCCGACGCTGGGCGGGCGGGTCTGGTCGCTGCGCGACCTGCGGGCCGACCGGGAGCTGTTGCTGGTGCCGGAACGGCTGCGGTTCGCCGGTTTCGCCCTGACCGACGCGTGGTTCGCCGGCGGCATCGAGTGGAACCTCGGCTCCACCGGGCACGCGACCACCACCTGCCGGCCGATGCACGCCGCCGTGGTCGACTCCCCCACCGGGCAGGCGCTGCGGCTGTGGGAGTGGGAGCGCACCCGTGACCTGGTCCTGGTCATCGACCTGACGCTGGCCGGCGACCGGCTGCTCGCGTCCACCCGGGTGATCAACCCGGACCCGGAGCCCAAACCGCTGTACTACTGGACCAACATCGCCGTCCCGGAGACGCCCGGCACCCGGGTGCTGACTCCCGCCACCCACGCCTGGCGCACCAGCTACTCCGGGTCGCTGGACCTGGTGCCGGTGCCGCACCCGGAGGGCCCGGTGGACATCAGCTACCCGGCGGCCTCGTCCGCATCGGCCGACTACTTCTTCGACGTGGCTGACCAGGCCGGACGGTCGATCACGGCCGTCGAACCGGACGGCACCGGCTTCGCCCAGACGTCGACCGCCGAGTTGCGCGGCCGCAAGCTGTTCCTCTGGGGCCACGCACCGGGCGGCCGCCGGTGGCAGCGCTGGCTGGTCGGCGACCAGAGGTATGCCGAGATCCAGGCCGGCGTCTGCGCGACGCAGTTGGAGCACGATCTGATCGACGGCGCGTCGGAGCGGTCCTGGACCGAGGCGTTCGGCCCGGCAGAGCTCGACCCGGCCGTCGTGGCCGGTCCGTTCGAGGAAGCAGCGGCAGCTGCGGCGGACTCCGTCGCGGCTGCGGTGCCCGTCGCCGATCTGGAGGCGTGGCACGAGCGGTGGCTGCGTGACTTCGCGACAGTCCCACCAGCAGAGCTTGTCGCGACCGGATCCGGTTGGGGCCGGGTCGAATTGGCCCTGCGTGGCGATGGCGCGCCGTCCGGCGTCGTGTTCCCGGACGTCGACGACGACAGCCGACTGGGTGCCGCGGTCCTCGCCGGCGACGCGATCGACGAGCCGCTGCTGCCGCCCGTCTCTCCTCGCTGGCGGGCCGCGATCGACACCGCCCCGGCGGGCTGGTGGCGCTCCTACGCGCTCGGGGTGGCCGCACATCTCGACGGCGACACCACCGACGCGACCCGGCATTACCGAGACAGCATCGCCCTCCGCCCGAGCGCCGTCGCGCTGCGCGGCCTGGCGATCCTGAGCGACGACCCGGGCGCCGCGGCTGCGCTGTATGCCCGGGCCCGCGAACTCGACCCGCAGAGCCGCGGCCTGCTCACCGAACAGGTCCGGCTGCTGCTCGACACCGGGCACGCCGAACAGGCGCTGGCCGCCATCGACGCGACAGGGCCGTCGTTGCGCGAGCACGGCCGCACCCGGTTGCTGCGAGCCCGCGCACTGCACGCGCTCGGCCGCGACAACGAGGCCGCCGCGCTGCTCGTCGATCTGGAGGTGCCCGACCTCGCCGAGGGCGACCGTGTCATCGGGGACCTGTGGCGTGAGGTCTGCCCCGACCGGCCGCTCCCGGAGGCGCTCGACTTCAGCATGACCGGCTGA
- the nagA gene encoding N-acetylglucosamine-6-phosphate deacetylase: MSNLVLSGARVLAPDGVVAGSLSIDDGRITALDAGGAAGGMALDGALVVPGFVDLHVHGGGGHDMTSSAQDMADAVAFHRGHGTTTTLVSLVTAPVDALCEQLGWAADLADAGEIAGAHLEGPFLSHVRCGAQNPDHLLEPDLDAFDRMVAAARGHLKVITIAPELPGALDLVDAAVRAGVIAAVGHTDASYEQATAAFEHGATLATHLFNGMRPIHHREPGPVLASLDAGVPCETINDGIHLHPAVLREVLARGSDRLVLITDAIDATGVGDGEYVLGGQRVWVEDGAARLANGSLAGSSLTMDNAFARAVRDGVPVEVASAAASANPARVLGLGDRGSLAVGSRADLVVLDADHTVQRVMRAGEWVA, from the coding sequence ATGAGCAACCTTGTGCTGAGCGGTGCCCGGGTGCTGGCACCGGACGGTGTCGTGGCGGGCTCCCTGTCGATCGACGACGGGCGGATCACCGCCCTGGACGCGGGCGGCGCGGCCGGAGGTATGGCGCTCGACGGCGCGCTCGTGGTGCCCGGTTTCGTCGACCTCCACGTGCACGGCGGCGGCGGTCACGACATGACGTCCTCGGCGCAGGACATGGCCGACGCCGTCGCGTTCCATCGCGGGCACGGCACGACCACGACCCTGGTGTCGCTGGTGACCGCACCGGTGGACGCGCTGTGCGAGCAGCTGGGCTGGGCCGCCGACCTGGCCGACGCGGGGGAGATCGCCGGCGCGCACCTCGAAGGACCGTTCCTCTCCCACGTCCGCTGCGGCGCACAGAATCCCGATCACCTGCTGGAGCCGGACCTCGATGCGTTCGACCGGATGGTGGCGGCCGCGCGCGGGCACCTGAAGGTCATCACGATCGCGCCCGAGCTGCCGGGTGCGCTCGACCTGGTGGACGCGGCGGTGCGGGCCGGCGTGATCGCCGCGGTCGGTCACACGGATGCGTCATACGAGCAGGCGACCGCGGCGTTCGAGCACGGCGCCACCTTGGCCACCCACCTGTTCAACGGCATGCGCCCGATCCATCACCGCGAGCCGGGACCGGTCCTGGCCAGCCTGGACGCGGGCGTGCCCTGCGAGACGATCAACGACGGCATCCACCTGCACCCCGCGGTGCTGCGCGAGGTGCTCGCACGCGGCAGCGACCGGCTGGTGCTGATCACCGACGCGATCGACGCCACGGGTGTGGGTGACGGCGAGTACGTGCTCGGCGGCCAGCGGGTGTGGGTCGAGGACGGAGCCGCCCGGCTCGCCAACGGGTCGCTGGCCGGCAGCTCGCTCACCATGGACAACGCCTTCGCCAGGGCCGTCCGCGACGGCGTCCCCGTCGAGGTCGCCTCTGCCGCGGCCTCGGCCAATCCGGCACGGGTGCTCGGCCTCGGCGACCGCGGCAGCCTGGCGGTGGGCTCCCGCGCCGATCTGGTGGTCCTGGACGCCGACCACACGGTCCAGCGCGTCATGCGCGCCGGCGAGTGGGTGGCATGA